One genomic segment of Micromonospora sp. WMMC415 includes these proteins:
- a CDS encoding FadR/GntR family transcriptional regulator produces MTTTRIAHDSLVDALVNRIRDDVLARRYPAGSRLPPERDLAASYGVTRTSLKHALVRLAQAGLLETRHGVGTVVLDYRRHGGPDLLPMLLTHALGEGTDGRWLVEVFEVRQEVGALVAARAAAHRGADQADALRAQLAAVTAARDADAAQLAEAEVHRMLAAAAGNRVYELLVNSLLKAYLEVRSLFRAPFADPAVAGARLAPLVDAVCAGAPDAARTAAEEYLARTRELMLGR; encoded by the coding sequence GTGACCACGACCCGGATCGCCCACGACAGCCTCGTCGACGCCCTGGTCAACCGGATCCGCGACGACGTGCTGGCTCGCCGGTACCCGGCCGGCAGCCGGCTCCCGCCGGAGCGCGACCTGGCCGCGTCGTACGGCGTCACCCGCACCTCGCTCAAGCACGCGCTCGTGCGCCTCGCCCAGGCGGGGCTGCTGGAGACCCGGCACGGAGTCGGCACGGTGGTGCTGGACTACCGCCGCCACGGCGGTCCCGACCTCCTGCCGATGCTGCTGACGCACGCGCTGGGCGAGGGCACGGACGGCCGCTGGCTGGTCGAGGTGTTCGAGGTACGCCAGGAGGTCGGCGCCCTCGTCGCGGCGCGGGCCGCCGCGCACCGCGGCGCCGACCAGGCGGACGCGCTGCGGGCGCAGCTGGCGGCCGTGACCGCCGCCCGGGACGCCGACGCCGCCCAGCTCGCCGAGGCCGAGGTGCACCGGATGCTCGCGGCGGCGGCCGGCAACCGGGTGTACGAGCTGCTCGTCAATTCCCTGCTGAAGGCCTACCTGGAGGTGCGGTCGTTGTTCCGGGCGCCGTTCGCGGACCCGGCGGTGGCGGGTGCCCGGCTGGCACCGCTCGTCGACGCCGTCTGCGCCGGCGCCCCGGACGCCGCGCGGACCGCCGCCGAGGAGTACCTGGCCCGGACGCGGGAGCTGATGCTCGGCCGGTGA
- a CDS encoding helix-turn-helix transcriptional regulator, with protein MSTQEAVIHRFDSRDPDLIHDHLAASYGTRLRIEAGDGPYRLRHHRVDLGAVRLDDTAHSGDLRIDAEPLGTLVVCETVTARVSRTCAGAEHRFTPGDTFLAAPPERAHSVRWQVGAVAVCVLDLGLLARATGTATPLRFDVLTAAPPHLARHWRTTVAYLREAVLANPEAAGQPLVTGAAIRMVAAAAATAFGGAAGLAATGEDRRDAGVATVRRAVAFMEEHAHEDIGAADIAAAARVSPRAVQLAFRTHLDITPMAHLRGIRLYRAHQDLLRADPERETVARIAHRWGFVSHSRFTARYRATFGVPPSRTLHT; from the coding sequence GTGAGTACGCAGGAAGCCGTCATCCACCGCTTCGACAGCCGCGATCCCGACCTGATCCACGACCACCTCGCGGCGTCGTACGGCACCCGGCTCCGGATCGAGGCCGGCGACGGGCCGTACCGCCTGCGACACCACCGCGTCGACCTCGGTGCGGTACGCCTCGACGACACCGCCCACTCCGGCGACCTGCGAATCGACGCCGAGCCCCTCGGCACGCTGGTCGTCTGCGAGACGGTCACCGCGAGGGTCAGCCGGACCTGCGCCGGCGCCGAGCACCGGTTCACGCCCGGGGACACCTTCCTGGCAGCGCCGCCCGAGCGCGCCCACTCCGTACGCTGGCAGGTCGGCGCGGTCGCGGTGTGCGTCCTGGACCTCGGCCTGCTGGCCAGGGCGACCGGCACGGCGACGCCGCTGCGCTTCGACGTCCTCACGGCCGCCCCGCCGCACCTCGCCCGGCACTGGCGGACAACCGTCGCCTACCTGCGGGAGGCCGTCCTGGCGAACCCGGAGGCCGCCGGCCAACCGCTGGTGACGGGCGCGGCGATCCGCATGGTCGCCGCGGCCGCGGCGACCGCCTTCGGCGGAGCCGCCGGGCTGGCCGCGACCGGCGAGGACCGCCGGGACGCCGGCGTCGCCACGGTCCGCCGTGCGGTCGCCTTCATGGAGGAGCACGCGCACGAGGACATCGGCGCGGCGGACATCGCCGCGGCGGCCCGGGTCTCCCCCCGCGCCGTGCAACTCGCCTTCCGTACCCATCTCGACATCACGCCGATGGCGCACCTGCGCGGGATCCGGCTGTACCGGGCCCATCAGGACCTGCTGCGGGCCGACCCGGAGCGGGAGACCGTCGCCCGCATCGCCCACCGCTGGGGCTTCGTCAGCCACAGCCGATTCACCGCCCGGTACCGGGCCACCTTCGGCGTGCCGCCCAGCCGGACCCTGCACACCTGA
- a CDS encoding AraC family transcriptional regulator: MSDPAPRSRAPGVGADGGPAHGERPPDRSDVSPATVVAAGPEAVHAQLSGRYGRLRISSGGGPHVLRLAESRLGPVRLDRLVFQMHFDADVEPPGAVHVGLLTSGAISFRSAVGPERALRPGDVFLPAPPDQPYTARVRDAAAHVAVFTTDLADQVAETAPGRAPEPVRFLDLRPVSAEAAAAWRRTFAYVRGEVLTIPEVAANPLLVGNAARLLVAATLSAFPTTALTEPTIEDRRDAGVWALRRAVAFIDDHAALDISVADIAAAARVSIRAVQLAFRRHLDTTPTAYLRWARLDHAHRELRDADPGTTTVGAVAARWGFSSHSRFTGLYRAEFGVPPSRTLRA, from the coding sequence GTGAGCGACCCTGCGCCTCGCAGCCGCGCCCCGGGCGTCGGGGCCGACGGCGGGCCGGCGCACGGCGAGCGGCCTCCCGACCGGTCCGACGTGTCCCCTGCGACGGTGGTGGCCGCGGGTCCCGAGGCCGTGCACGCACAGCTGAGCGGTCGCTACGGTCGCCTGCGGATCAGCAGCGGCGGCGGGCCCCACGTCCTGCGGCTCGCCGAATCCCGGCTCGGCCCGGTCCGCCTGGACCGGCTGGTGTTCCAGATGCACTTCGACGCGGACGTCGAGCCGCCGGGCGCCGTCCACGTCGGGCTGCTCACCTCGGGAGCGATCAGCTTCCGCTCGGCCGTCGGCCCCGAGCGGGCCCTCCGCCCCGGGGACGTCTTCCTGCCGGCGCCACCCGACCAGCCGTACACCGCCCGGGTGCGCGACGCCGCCGCCCACGTGGCGGTGTTCACCACCGACCTGGCCGACCAGGTCGCCGAGACCGCGCCCGGCCGGGCGCCGGAGCCGGTGCGCTTCCTCGACCTCCGCCCGGTGTCCGCGGAAGCCGCCGCCGCGTGGCGGCGCACCTTCGCCTACGTCCGGGGCGAGGTCCTGACCATCCCGGAGGTGGCGGCCAACCCGCTGCTGGTCGGCAACGCGGCGCGGCTGCTCGTCGCGGCCACCCTGTCCGCCTTCCCCACCACCGCGCTGACCGAACCCACCATCGAGGACCGGCGGGACGCCGGCGTGTGGGCGTTACGCCGGGCCGTCGCGTTCATCGACGACCACGCCGCCCTCGACATCAGCGTCGCCGACATCGCCGCGGCGGCCCGGGTGAGCATCCGGGCGGTGCAGCTGGCCTTTCGGCGTCACCTCGACACGACTCCGACCGCCTACCTGCGGTGGGCCCGTCTCGATCACGCGCACCGGGAGCTGCGGGACGCCGACCCGGGCACGACCACGGTGGGCGCGGTGGCGGCCCGCTGGGGGTTCTCCAGTCACAGTCGCTTCACCGGGCTGTACCGGGCCGAGTTCGGCGTCCCTCCGAGCCGGACCCTGCGGGCCTGA
- a CDS encoding GGDEF domain-containing protein, producing the protein MRLSAALHVVSHGVAVLYCLLTLDQPHRGKMLVMYGCGMAGGAVGLWAARRVTTKAAGYRTSGVIMMVTLVALALGSHWDGGAAAPAALGFVTTVVFVATQTPGLRLMIALEVLTLGTYVGVAAVGEPMRPGHLFINVAGMVVLISVCSTQARKVARQRSQLRALATLDPLTGALNRRGLAEFASTLFVPRCRPGPSLLCLDLDDFKLVNDRYGHAAGDQLLQTTVAAVRRTVRPDDVVARIGGDEFVVVLVEADAATAQAVTARVDAAVGQQAGVSIGWATAPYDGTTLESLMHAADQRLYRVKQEKHRATGTHLPSRQPDTLGVLP; encoded by the coding sequence ATGCGGCTCAGTGCGGCCCTGCACGTCGTCTCGCACGGGGTCGCCGTCCTGTACTGCCTTCTCACCCTGGACCAGCCGCACCGGGGCAAGATGCTGGTGATGTACGGCTGCGGCATGGCGGGCGGCGCGGTGGGCCTGTGGGCCGCGCGGCGGGTGACCACGAAAGCGGCCGGCTACCGCACCTCCGGCGTCATCATGATGGTCACCCTCGTCGCACTGGCGCTGGGTTCACACTGGGACGGCGGCGCGGCCGCACCCGCCGCCCTGGGTTTCGTGACCACCGTGGTCTTCGTGGCCACCCAGACTCCCGGCCTGCGGCTCATGATCGCGCTCGAGGTGCTCACCCTCGGGACGTACGTGGGGGTCGCCGCCGTCGGCGAGCCGATGCGGCCCGGCCACCTCTTCATCAACGTCGCCGGGATGGTCGTGCTGATCTCGGTCTGCTCCACGCAGGCCCGCAAGGTCGCCCGGCAGCGCTCCCAGCTCCGCGCTCTCGCGACCCTGGATCCGCTCACCGGCGCGCTGAACCGGCGCGGACTGGCGGAGTTCGCCTCCACCCTGTTCGTTCCCCGGTGCCGCCCCGGCCCGTCCCTGCTCTGCCTGGACCTCGACGACTTCAAGCTCGTCAACGACCGGTACGGGCACGCGGCCGGTGACCAACTGCTCCAGACGACGGTGGCGGCTGTCCGCCGGACGGTCCGCCCGGACGACGTGGTCGCCCGGATCGGCGGCGACGAGTTCGTCGTCGTCCTGGTCGAGGCCGACGCGGCGACCGCGCAGGCGGTGACGGCCCGGGTCGACGCGGCGGTGGGCCAGCAGGCCGGTGTCAGCATCGGCTGGGCCACCGCCCCGTACGACGGGACGACGCTGGAGTCGTTGATGCACGCCGCCGACCAACGCCTCTACCGGGTCAAGCAGGAGAAGCACCGGGCCACCGGCACCCACCTGCCGTCCCGTCAGCCGGACACCCTCGGCGTGCTCCCGTAG
- the glpK gene encoding glycerol kinase GlpK, with product MTESYVVAIDQGTTSTRCIVFDRRGNLVSVAQREHQQHFPRPGWVEHDAAEIWRNVGRVVPRALAQAGVTADQIAAIGIANQRESTIVWDRRTGVPVAPAIIWQDTRTDAVVETLTRSPGAEDVQRLCGLPLTTYFSGPKLRWLLDHTPGLAERAERGEVLFGTMESWLIWNLTGGPDGGLHLTDVTNASRTMLMDLRTLDWHPDLLAFFGVPAAMLPEIRSSSEVYGTATTVLPGVRIAAALGDQQAALFGQTCFAPGDAKCTYGTGSFLLLNTGAEPVHSSHGLLTTVGYRIGDEPAVYALEGSIAITGSLVQWFRDRLELISTAPEIETLARTVDDNGGCYIVPAFSGLFAPHWRSEARGVIVGLTSYITKGHLARAVLEATGWQTREVVDAMNADSGLELTALRVDGGMTANNLLMQFVADVLAVPVVRPMVAETVSLGAAYAAGLAVGYWPDLEGLRRNWHLAARWTPEMDATVRDQERENWQRAVERTFGWIKPEARAANG from the coding sequence ATGACCGAAAGCTACGTCGTCGCCATCGACCAGGGAACGACCTCCACCCGCTGCATCGTGTTCGACCGCCGCGGCAACCTCGTCTCGGTGGCCCAGCGGGAGCACCAGCAGCACTTCCCCCGGCCCGGCTGGGTGGAGCACGACGCCGCGGAGATCTGGCGCAACGTGGGCCGGGTCGTCCCCCGCGCCCTCGCCCAGGCCGGCGTCACCGCCGACCAGATCGCCGCGATCGGCATCGCCAACCAGCGCGAGAGCACGATCGTCTGGGACCGGCGCACCGGCGTCCCGGTGGCGCCCGCGATCATCTGGCAGGACACCCGCACCGACGCGGTGGTGGAGACCCTAACCCGCTCCCCCGGCGCCGAGGACGTCCAGCGGCTCTGCGGGCTGCCACTGACCACGTACTTCTCCGGGCCGAAGCTGCGCTGGCTGCTCGACCACACGCCCGGCCTCGCCGAGCGGGCCGAGCGCGGTGAGGTGCTCTTCGGGACGATGGAGAGCTGGCTGATCTGGAACCTCACCGGCGGCCCGGACGGCGGCCTGCACCTGACCGACGTCACCAACGCCAGCCGCACCATGCTGATGGACCTGCGGACCCTCGACTGGCACCCGGACCTGCTGGCCTTCTTCGGTGTCCCCGCCGCCATGCTGCCCGAGATCCGCTCCTCCTCCGAGGTGTACGGCACCGCCACGACCGTCCTGCCGGGCGTCCGGATCGCGGCGGCCCTCGGCGACCAGCAGGCGGCCCTGTTCGGGCAGACCTGCTTCGCCCCCGGCGACGCCAAGTGCACCTACGGCACCGGCAGTTTCCTGCTGCTCAACACCGGCGCCGAGCCGGTGCACTCCAGTCACGGGCTGCTCACCACCGTCGGCTACCGGATCGGCGACGAGCCCGCCGTGTACGCCCTCGAAGGGTCCATCGCGATCACCGGGTCCCTGGTGCAGTGGTTCCGCGACCGGCTGGAGCTGATCAGCACCGCGCCGGAGATCGAGACCCTCGCCCGGACGGTCGACGACAACGGCGGCTGCTACATCGTGCCCGCCTTCTCGGGGCTGTTCGCGCCGCACTGGCGCAGCGAGGCGCGCGGGGTGATCGTCGGGCTGACCTCGTACATCACCAAGGGGCACCTGGCCCGCGCGGTGCTGGAGGCGACCGGCTGGCAGACCCGCGAGGTGGTCGACGCGATGAACGCCGACTCCGGGCTGGAGCTGACGGCCCTGCGGGTGGACGGCGGGATGACCGCGAACAACCTGCTGATGCAGTTCGTCGCGGACGTGCTCGCCGTGCCGGTGGTACGCCCGATGGTGGCCGAGACGGTCTCCCTCGGCGCCGCGTACGCGGCCGGGCTCGCGGTCGGGTACTGGCCCGACCTGGAGGGCCTGCGCCGCAACTGGCACCTCGCCGCCCGGTGGACGCCGGAGATGGACGCCACGGTCCGCGACCAGGAGCGGGAGAACTGGCAGCGCGCCGTCGAGCGGACCTTCGGGTGGATCAAGCCCGAGGCCCGGGCCGCGAACGGCTGA
- a CDS encoding IclR family transcriptional regulator has product MPGQVQSIARAAAILRLLASSSGRLGIGEIARSLDLPKGTAHGIVRTLQDVGFVEQDKTSGKYQLGAALLHLGTSYLDVNELRSRSINWADPLAARSGEAVRIGTLLDGKVLVVHHVFRPDDTLQTLDVGSLLPPHATALGKVLLAYDVGAANTVMQGEPEPYTRRTLVTARALTRALSEIRDNGWGAEIEEMTPGKAGIAAPIRGYGGLVVGAIGLSGPVDRICDGSGVPRPTLVTYVRDAARAVSRDLGAARW; this is encoded by the coding sequence ATGCCGGGTCAGGTGCAGTCCATCGCACGTGCCGCGGCGATCCTCCGCCTGCTGGCCAGCAGTTCCGGCCGGCTCGGCATCGGAGAGATCGCCCGCTCCCTCGACCTGCCCAAGGGCACGGCGCACGGCATCGTGCGCACCCTCCAGGACGTCGGGTTCGTGGAGCAGGACAAGACCTCCGGCAAGTACCAGCTCGGCGCCGCCCTGCTGCACCTCGGCACGAGCTACCTCGACGTCAACGAACTCCGCTCCCGCTCCATCAACTGGGCGGACCCCCTCGCCGCGCGCAGCGGCGAGGCAGTCCGCATCGGCACCCTGCTGGACGGCAAGGTGCTGGTGGTCCACCACGTGTTCCGCCCCGACGACACCCTCCAGACCCTGGACGTCGGGTCGCTGCTGCCCCCGCACGCCACCGCGCTCGGCAAGGTCCTGCTCGCCTACGACGTGGGCGCCGCCAACACGGTCATGCAGGGCGAGCCCGAGCCCTACACCCGCCGCACCCTGGTCACCGCACGGGCCCTCACCCGGGCCCTCAGCGAGATCCGGGACAACGGCTGGGGAGCCGAGATCGAGGAGATGACCCCCGGCAAGGCCGGTATCGCCGCGCCGATCCGCGGCTACGGCGGCCTGGTCGTGGGCGCGATCGGGCTCTCCGGTCCGGTGGACCGCATCTGCGACGGATCGGGAGTCCCCCGCCCGACCCTCGTCACGTACGTCCGCGACGCCGCCCGCGCGGTGTCCCGTGATCTCGGCGCCGCGCGCTGGTGA
- a CDS encoding MIP/aquaporin family protein, whose amino-acid sequence MTQRLRAPGLLGELAAEFAGTAILILFGVGVVAQVAAAGTGEFDSIAWAWGLGVTLGVYVAGRISGAHLNPAVTLALAVFKGFSWRKVMPYALAQTAGAFVAALIIRWNYSEVLSRFDPGLTSKSQGVFSTLPGAGVTEWGALRDQIIGTAILLFLVLAVTDARNSLPGSNLAPLIVGLIVVAIGMAFAVNAGYAINPARDFGPRLASFLTGYETAFQDAGGYPYFWVPIVGPLVGGVLGAGLYELLIGRFLPSDEPEPGTLATETVAEPEPARV is encoded by the coding sequence ATGACACAGCGATTGAGAGCGCCGGGCCTGCTCGGCGAACTTGCCGCCGAGTTCGCCGGCACCGCCATCCTGATCCTGTTCGGCGTGGGCGTCGTCGCCCAGGTCGCCGCCGCCGGCACCGGCGAGTTCGACAGCATCGCCTGGGCCTGGGGCCTCGGCGTGACCCTCGGCGTCTACGTCGCCGGCCGGATCAGCGGCGCCCACCTCAACCCCGCGGTGACCCTCGCCCTCGCCGTCTTCAAGGGCTTCTCCTGGCGCAAGGTCATGCCGTACGCGCTGGCCCAGACCGCCGGCGCGTTCGTCGCGGCCCTGATCATCCGCTGGAACTACAGCGAGGTGCTGTCCCGGTTCGACCCGGGCCTCACCAGCAAGAGTCAGGGCGTCTTCTCCACCCTGCCGGGCGCCGGCGTCACCGAGTGGGGCGCGCTGCGCGACCAGATCATCGGTACGGCGATCCTCCTGTTCCTCGTGCTCGCCGTCACCGACGCCCGCAACTCCCTGCCCGGTTCCAACCTCGCCCCGCTGATCGTCGGCCTGATCGTCGTCGCGATCGGCATGGCCTTCGCGGTCAACGCCGGCTACGCGATCAACCCCGCCCGTGACTTCGGCCCCCGCCTCGCGTCGTTCCTGACCGGGTACGAGACGGCGTTCCAGGACGCCGGCGGATATCCGTACTTCTGGGTGCCCATCGTCGGGCCGCTCGTCGGCGGTGTTCTCGGCGCCGGCCTCTACGAGCTGCTCATCGGCCGGTTCCTGCCGAGCGACGAGCCGGAGCCGGGCACTCTCGCCACCGAGACGGTTGCGGAGCCCGAGCCCGCCCGCGTCTGA
- the glpK gene encoding glycerol kinase GlpK codes for MADFVGAVDQGTTSTRFMIFDHGGNEIGRHQLEHQQILPQAGWVEHNPLEIWERTQTVIQTAMNERGLSAADLAALGITNQRETTVVWNRRTGRPYYNAIVWQDTRTDRIASALEREGKGDVIRRKAGLPPATYFSGGKIQWILENVEGVREDAERGEAIFGNTDTWLLWNLTGGTEGGVHVTDPTNASRTMLMNLETLDWDDELLSFFGIPRAMLPQIRPSSDPNTYGTTAPHGPFTGPVPLTGDLGDQQAATVGQVCFAPGEAKNTYGTGNFMLLNTGTEIVRSKAGLLTTVCYQFGTDAPVYALEGSIAVTGSAVQWLRDQLKIISTAAQSEILARQVEDNGGVYFVPAFSGLFAPYWRSDARGAIVGLSRFNTDAHIARATLESICYQSRDVAEAMEKDSGVPLDVLKVDGGVTVNDLCMQMQADILGVPVSRPVVAETTALGAAYAAGLAVGFWKNTDELRENWNESRRWQPSWSPEQRENGYGRWKKAVQRTLDWVDVD; via the coding sequence ATGGCTGACTTCGTCGGCGCGGTGGACCAGGGCACCACCAGCACCCGTTTCATGATCTTCGACCACGGTGGCAACGAGATCGGCCGCCACCAGCTCGAGCACCAGCAGATCCTGCCGCAGGCCGGCTGGGTCGAGCACAACCCGCTGGAGATCTGGGAGCGGACCCAGACCGTCATCCAGACCGCGATGAACGAGCGCGGCCTCAGCGCCGCCGACCTCGCCGCACTGGGCATCACCAACCAGCGCGAGACCACCGTCGTGTGGAACCGCCGCACCGGCCGCCCCTACTACAACGCCATCGTCTGGCAGGACACCCGGACCGACCGGATCGCCTCCGCGCTGGAGCGCGAGGGCAAGGGCGATGTCATCCGGCGCAAGGCCGGCCTGCCGCCGGCGACCTACTTCTCCGGCGGCAAGATCCAGTGGATCCTGGAGAACGTCGAGGGGGTCCGGGAGGACGCCGAGCGCGGTGAGGCGATCTTCGGCAACACCGACACCTGGCTGCTGTGGAACCTCACCGGCGGCACCGAGGGCGGGGTGCACGTCACCGACCCCACCAACGCCAGCCGCACCATGCTGATGAACCTGGAGACGCTGGACTGGGACGACGAGCTGCTGTCGTTCTTCGGCATCCCGCGCGCCATGCTGCCGCAGATCCGGCCGTCGTCGGACCCGAACACGTACGGGACCACCGCGCCGCACGGCCCGTTCACCGGCCCGGTCCCGCTCACCGGGGACCTCGGCGACCAGCAGGCCGCCACCGTCGGGCAGGTCTGCTTCGCCCCCGGCGAGGCCAAGAACACGTACGGCACCGGCAACTTCATGCTGCTCAACACCGGCACCGAGATCGTCCGGTCCAAGGCCGGCCTGCTCACCACGGTGTGCTACCAGTTCGGCACCGACGCCCCGGTGTACGCCCTGGAGGGCTCCATCGCGGTCACCGGGTCGGCGGTGCAGTGGCTGCGCGACCAGCTCAAGATCATCAGCACGGCGGCGCAGAGCGAGATCCTCGCCCGCCAGGTCGAGGACAACGGCGGCGTGTACTTCGTACCGGCGTTCTCGGGGCTGTTCGCCCCGTACTGGCGCTCCGACGCCCGCGGCGCGATCGTCGGGCTGTCCCGGTTCAACACCGACGCCCACATCGCCCGGGCCACGCTGGAGTCCATCTGCTACCAGAGCCGGGACGTGGCCGAGGCCATGGAGAAGGACTCCGGGGTGCCCCTGGACGTCCTCAAGGTCGACGGCGGCGTCACCGTCAACGACCTGTGCATGCAGATGCAGGCCGACATCCTCGGCGTGCCGGTGAGCCGGCCGGTGGTCGCCGAGACCACCGCGCTCGGCGCCGCGTACGCCGCCGGCCTCGCCGTCGGCTTCTGGAAGAACACCGACGAGCTGCGGGAGAACTGGAACGAGAGCCGGCGCTGGCAGCCCAGCTGGTCGCCCGAGCAGCGCGAGAACGGCTACGGCCGCTGGAAGAAGGCGGTCCAGCGCACCCTCGACTGGGTCGACGTCGACTGA
- a CDS encoding glycerol-3-phosphate dehydrogenase/oxidase → MHSATLSPAARERSLAALSSGQELDVLVVGGGVTGAGCALDAVTRGLSVGLVEARDWASGTSSRSSKLIHGGLRYLEMLDFGLVREALRERGLLLQRLAPHLVRPVPFLYPLRHRGWERLYAGAGVLLYDTMSLSGNHARGVPAHRHLTRRGAVRACPSLRPEALVGALQYYDAQVDDARLVTCLVRTAAAHGAHPLSRARVVGFLRDGDRVIGARVHDLETDRVFEVRARQVINATGVWTDDIQALVGERGPVQVRASKGIHLVVPRDRIHSTTGLILRTETSVLFVIPWGRHWLIGTTDTDWDLDKAHPAATSRDIDYLLERVNEVLATPLTRDDVEGVYAGLRPLLSGHSDATAKLSREHTVASPVPGLVMVAGGKYTTYRVMARDAVDEAVRGLGEGVPASCTDRVPLHGAEGYVARWNQRRRIARQHGLSAERVEHLLRRHGAAVDEVLDLLREDPALAEPLDGADDYLRVEIVYAASAEGALHLEDVLTRRTHISIETFDRGLAAARPAAELMAPVLGWDAERVDREVAHYVARVHAERAAHEQADDEAADAVRLGVPDVVPPVALAA, encoded by the coding sequence ATGCACTCCGCGACACTGTCACCGGCCGCCCGCGAGCGGTCCCTGGCCGCGCTCAGCAGCGGTCAGGAACTGGACGTCCTGGTGGTCGGCGGCGGCGTCACCGGCGCCGGCTGCGCCCTCGACGCCGTCACCCGGGGCCTGTCGGTCGGGCTCGTCGAGGCCCGCGACTGGGCCAGCGGCACGTCCAGCCGCTCCAGCAAGCTGATCCACGGCGGCCTGCGCTACCTGGAGATGCTCGACTTCGGCCTGGTCCGCGAGGCGCTGCGCGAGCGCGGCCTGCTGCTGCAACGGCTCGCCCCGCACCTGGTCCGCCCGGTGCCGTTCCTCTACCCGCTGCGCCACCGCGGGTGGGAGCGGCTGTACGCGGGAGCCGGCGTCCTGCTCTACGACACGATGAGCCTCTCCGGCAACCACGCCCGCGGCGTACCGGCCCACCGGCACCTCACCCGGCGCGGCGCGGTCCGCGCCTGCCCGTCGCTGCGGCCGGAGGCGCTGGTCGGCGCGTTGCAGTACTACGACGCCCAGGTCGACGACGCCCGGCTGGTGACCTGCCTGGTCCGCACCGCCGCGGCGCACGGCGCCCACCCGCTGTCCCGGGCCCGCGTCGTGGGCTTCCTGCGCGACGGCGACCGGGTCATCGGGGCGCGGGTGCACGACCTGGAGACCGACCGGGTCTTCGAGGTCCGCGCCCGGCAGGTCATCAACGCCACCGGCGTGTGGACCGACGACATCCAGGCACTCGTCGGCGAGCGCGGCCCGGTGCAGGTCCGCGCGTCGAAGGGCATCCACCTGGTGGTGCCCCGCGACCGGATCCACTCCACCACCGGCCTGATCCTGCGCACCGAGACCAGCGTCCTGTTCGTGATCCCGTGGGGCCGGCACTGGCTGATCGGCACCACCGACACCGACTGGGACCTGGACAAGGCGCACCCCGCCGCCACCAGCCGCGACATCGACTACCTGCTGGAGCGGGTCAACGAGGTCCTGGCCACCCCGCTGACCCGCGACGACGTCGAGGGCGTGTACGCGGGCCTGCGCCCGCTGCTGTCCGGGCACTCCGACGCCACGGCCAAGCTGTCCCGGGAGCACACCGTGGCCAGCCCGGTGCCGGGACTGGTCATGGTCGCCGGCGGCAAGTACACGACGTACCGGGTGATGGCGCGGGACGCGGTCGACGAGGCGGTGCGCGGTCTCGGCGAGGGCGTCCCCGCCTCGTGCACCGACCGGGTGCCGCTGCACGGGGCCGAGGGCTACGTCGCCCGGTGGAACCAGCGCCGCCGGATCGCCCGGCAGCACGGCCTGTCCGCCGAGCGGGTCGAGCACCTGCTGCGCCGCCACGGCGCCGCCGTCGACGAGGTGCTGGACCTGCTGCGGGAGGACCCGGCGCTGGCCGAGCCGCTCGACGGCGCCGACGACTACCTGCGCGTGGAGATCGTCTACGCGGCGTCCGCCGAGGGCGCCCTGCACCTGGAGGACGTGCTCACCCGGCGTACGCACATCTCGATCGAGACCTTCGACCGCGGGCTCGCCGCCGCCCGCCCGGCCGCCGAGCTGATGGCACCGGTGCTCGGCTGGGACGCCGAGCGGGTCGACCGGGAGGTCGCCCACTACGTGGCCCGGGTGCACGCCGAGCGGGCGGCGCACGAGCAGGCCGACGACGAGGCCGCAGACGCCGTCCGCCTGGGCGTACCGGACGTGGTGCCGCCGGTGGCGCTCGCCGCCTGA